From Rhodococcus antarcticus, the proteins below share one genomic window:
- a CDS encoding prepilin peptidase: MLAAGCGLGGVLAGPLLDALARAVPLEQPVLPLRRPGRLTAVVSLVTGVLAALVALAFDGSWLLPAQLWLLGLAVVLTVTDLQHKRLPNALLLPGGAVLAVLLVAGALLDGRPAGLLGSAVTAGALFALFLLAAVVSPSGMGMGDVKLAGVLGLALGLAGTAATLLAVLVAFALHAVVSVVLLATRRAGRRTALPFGPALLVGAAVALGWLSPLAA, translated from the coding sequence GTGCTGGCCGCGGGCTGCGGGCTCGGCGGGGTGCTCGCCGGGCCGCTGCTGGACGCGCTGGCCCGGGCGGTGCCGCTGGAGCAGCCCGTGCTGCCGCTGCGGCGGCCGGGGCGGCTGACCGCGGTGGTCTCGCTGGTGACCGGGGTGCTGGCCGCGCTGGTGGCGCTGGCCTTCGACGGCTCGTGGCTGCTGCCGGCCCAGCTGTGGCTGCTGGGGCTTGCCGTGGTGCTGACGGTGACCGACCTGCAGCACAAGCGCCTGCCCAACGCTCTCCTGCTGCCCGGGGGCGCGGTGCTGGCGGTGCTGCTGGTGGCCGGGGCGCTGCTGGACGGGCGACCCGCTGGCCTGCTCGGGTCCGCCGTCACCGCCGGAGCGCTGTTCGCGCTGTTCCTGCTGGCGGCCGTCGTCTCGCCGTCCGGGATGGGCATGGGCGACGTGAAGCTCGCGGGCGTGCTCGGCCTGGCCCTGGGGCTGGCCGGGACGGCGGCCACCCTGCTGGCCGTCCTGGTGGCGTTCGCGCTGCACGCCGTGGTGTCGGTGGTGCTGCTGGCCACCCGCCGGGCCGGGCGGCGGACGGCCCTGCCCTTCGGGCCGGCCCTGCTCGTCGGTGCCGCGGTGGCCCTGGGGTGGCTCTCCCCGCTCGCCGCCTGA
- a CDS encoding phosphatase PAP2 family protein: MNLVRRALVRRALGRGALGRGALVRRALGRGGSAWALRGSAAWRVLAVGGLLVLLLTLLGALVLDDVLDGGGVAGLDRPTLGWVVEHRTPAWSTFFAAVTTLGDTAVVATTTIVVVVGLLLARRWVSAGQVALAQVGAGTLVAVGKAAVGRQRPPETTRLAVEGTLSFPSGHALGTIVLALTLVSLVWRCSARRWVRLPAASVAALLVLGVGVSRVYLGVHWVTDVLGGWLVGGTWATVCLVAAVLLRLRVRAPVS; the protein is encoded by the coding sequence GTGAACCTGGTGCGCAGGGCCCTGGTGCGCAGGGCCCTGGGGCGCGGGGCCCTGGGGCGCGGGGCCCTGGTGCGCAGGGCCCTGGGGCGCGGGGGCTCGGCGTGGGCGTTGCGGGGTTCAGCCGCCTGGCGGGTGCTGGCCGTCGGCGGGCTGCTGGTGCTGCTGCTGACCCTGCTCGGCGCGCTCGTGCTGGACGACGTGCTCGACGGCGGTGGGGTCGCCGGGCTCGACCGGCCGACCCTCGGCTGGGTCGTCGAGCACCGGACGCCGGCGTGGAGCACGTTCTTCGCCGCCGTCACCACCCTCGGCGACACGGCGGTGGTGGCCACGACCACGATCGTCGTGGTGGTCGGCCTGCTGCTCGCGCGGCGGTGGGTCAGCGCGGGGCAGGTCGCGCTCGCCCAGGTCGGCGCGGGGACGCTGGTGGCGGTGGGCAAGGCGGCGGTGGGCCGGCAGCGCCCACCCGAGACCACCCGGCTGGCCGTCGAGGGGACGCTCTCGTTCCCCTCCGGCCACGCCCTGGGCACGATCGTCCTCGCGCTCACCCTGGTGTCGCTGGTGTGGCGGTGCTCAGCGCGGCGGTGGGTGCGGCTGCCGGCCGCCTCGGTGGCCGCGCTGCTCGTGCTCGGCGTGGGGGTGTCGCGGGTCTACCTCGGCGTGCACTGGGTGACCGACGTGCTCGGCGGCTGGCTCGTCGGGGGCACGTGGGCGACGGTGTGCCTGGTCGCAGCGGTGCTCCTGCGGCTCCGGGTGCGGGCGCCGGTCAGCTGA
- a CDS encoding MFS transporter — protein sequence MFASLHTRNYRLWASGQVVSLVGTWMQRVAQDWLVLTLTGGDAVALGLVSALQFGPTLVFSMWGGVLADRYDKRRLILLTQALMAVCALVLGLLDVGGLVQLWHVYAVALALGCVSAVDAPVRQSFVVEMVGPAHLTNAVGLNSLTFNLARIVGPAVAGVMITVVGTGWVFLVNVGTFAAVLAGLLAMRPDELVRSVPAPRTAGQLRAGLAYVRGRPDLRILLVAVFLVATFSLNFPITLAILARNTFGRGSGSYGLLLTLLAVGTLTGATLAARRTGRPRTRRLLGGAAAFGVFEIAAGLMPTYMLVGVVLVPAGVASLVFTTSAMSTVQLAVPADMRGRVMGIYMLCFLGGTPVGGPVLGWLANTYGGRAPVVVGGVVALLTGLGCALYLVRHEGLRLRLDREPGVRLPVLVVTPAVVAAAVEQSVPVR from the coding sequence ATGTTCGCCTCGCTGCACACCCGCAACTACCGGCTCTGGGCCTCCGGCCAGGTCGTCTCGCTCGTGGGCACTTGGATGCAGCGGGTCGCGCAGGACTGGCTCGTGCTCACCCTCACCGGTGGTGACGCCGTGGCCCTCGGCCTGGTCTCCGCGCTGCAGTTCGGCCCGACGCTGGTGTTCTCGATGTGGGGCGGAGTCCTCGCCGACCGCTACGACAAGCGCCGCCTGATCCTGCTGACCCAGGCGCTGATGGCCGTGTGCGCCCTCGTGCTCGGCCTGCTGGACGTGGGCGGGCTCGTGCAGCTCTGGCACGTCTACGCCGTCGCGCTGGCCCTGGGCTGCGTGTCCGCGGTCGACGCGCCGGTGCGCCAGTCGTTCGTCGTGGAGATGGTGGGGCCGGCGCACCTCACCAACGCCGTCGGCCTGAACTCGCTGACCTTCAACCTCGCGCGGATCGTGGGCCCCGCCGTCGCCGGGGTGATGATCACCGTGGTGGGCACCGGCTGGGTGTTCCTGGTCAACGTCGGCACGTTCGCCGCCGTGCTGGCCGGGCTGCTCGCCATGCGTCCCGACGAGCTGGTCCGCTCGGTGCCCGCGCCGCGGACGGCGGGCCAGCTGCGGGCGGGCCTGGCCTACGTGCGGGGGCGGCCCGACCTGCGGATCCTGCTCGTCGCGGTGTTCCTCGTGGCCACGTTCAGCCTCAACTTCCCCATCACGCTTGCGATCCTGGCCCGCAACACCTTCGGCCGCGGCTCGGGTTCCTACGGGCTGCTGCTGACCCTGCTCGCCGTGGGCACCCTCACCGGGGCCACCCTGGCCGCGCGCCGCACGGGGCGCCCACGGACCCGGCGGCTGCTGGGCGGGGCGGCAGCGTTCGGGGTGTTCGAGATCGCGGCCGGGCTCATGCCGACCTACATGCTCGTCGGCGTGGTGCTGGTCCCGGCGGGGGTCGCGTCGCTGGTGTTCACCACCTCGGCCATGTCGACGGTGCAGCTCGCGGTCCCCGCGGACATGCGGGGGCGGGTGATGGGGATCTACATGCTGTGCTTCCTCGGCGGCACCCCGGTGGGGGGACCCGTGCTGGGGTGGCTCGCGAACACCTACGGCGGCCGGGCCCCGGTGGTGGTCGGCGGGGTGGTCGCGCTGCTCACCGGGCTGGGGTGCGCGCTGTACCTGGTCCGCCACGAGGGGCTCCGGCTCCGCCTGGACCGCGAGCCCGGGGTGCGCCTGCCCGTGCTGGTGGTGACCCCGGCGGTGGTCGCGGCCGCCGTCGAGCAGTCGGTCCCCGTCCGCTGA
- a CDS encoding DUF2530 domain-containing protein, which yields MTEPTVPSPDQGPPRVPALPSALADPRPVMAVGTALWAVVLVVVAVRSLLGTDGLGTTVATCAVGVALGAIGYGIFFWQRRTVHGGSGRGQQGIS from the coding sequence GTGACCGAGCCCACCGTCCCGTCCCCCGACCAGGGGCCGCCCAGGGTGCCGGCGCTGCCGTCCGCGCTGGCCGACCCGCGCCCGGTGATGGCCGTGGGCACGGCGCTGTGGGCGGTGGTGCTCGTGGTGGTGGCCGTGCGGTCGCTGCTGGGCACCGACGGGCTGGGCACCACGGTCGCGACGTGCGCCGTGGGGGTGGCCCTGGGTGCGATCGGCTACGGGATCTTCTTCTGGCAGCGCCGCACGGTGCACGGCGGCAGCGGGCGGGGCCAGCAGGGCATCAGCTGA
- a CDS encoding DUF3027 domain-containing protein, with the protein MSTLPVAETVVRPVLAGAVDLARAAAVDLGEGAVGAHLGVRDEDGDSATHRFAAELAGYHGWEWSVVVAACPEDERATVSEVVLLPGADALVSPGWLPWEERVRAGDLGPGDLLPPPADDPRLVPGYLASDDPAVEEVALQVGLGRRQVMSREGRLDAADRWFSGDGGPGAPVAVAAEQHCGTCGFYLPLGGSLRAAFGVCGNEMSADGRVVHAEHGCGAHSDTVVAELAATPVSELSHDDDLLDIVAVVRAEVPATETVPGEPIPAQAPEVVPSGSPEVQPDPAPAEISPQGTPTPAEPGAPLDPATPIEPDEPSRAE; encoded by the coding sequence GTGAGCACCCTTCCCGTCGCTGAGACCGTCGTTCGTCCCGTCCTGGCCGGAGCCGTCGACCTGGCCCGTGCCGCGGCCGTAGACCTGGGCGAGGGCGCGGTCGGGGCGCACCTGGGCGTGCGCGACGAGGACGGGGACTCGGCCACCCACCGCTTCGCCGCCGAGCTCGCCGGCTACCACGGGTGGGAGTGGTCGGTGGTGGTGGCCGCCTGCCCGGAGGACGAGCGGGCCACGGTGAGCGAGGTCGTGCTGCTGCCGGGGGCCGACGCGCTGGTCTCGCCCGGCTGGCTGCCCTGGGAGGAGCGCGTGCGCGCCGGCGACCTCGGTCCCGGCGACCTGCTCCCCCCGCCGGCCGACGACCCGCGCCTGGTCCCGGGCTACCTCGCCAGCGACGACCCGGCCGTCGAGGAGGTCGCCCTGCAGGTGGGCCTCGGCCGCCGCCAGGTGATGAGCCGTGAGGGTCGCCTCGACGCCGCCGACCGCTGGTTCTCCGGTGACGGCGGCCCCGGGGCGCCGGTCGCGGTGGCGGCCGAGCAGCACTGCGGCACGTGCGGCTTCTACCTCCCGCTGGGCGGCTCGCTGCGCGCGGCCTTCGGGGTGTGCGGCAACGAGATGTCCGCCGACGGCCGGGTGGTGCACGCCGAGCACGGCTGCGGGGCGCACTCGGACACGGTGGTCGCCGAGCTGGCCGCCACGCCCGTCTCCGAGCTCTCCCACGACGACGACCTGCTGGACATCGTCGCGGTCGTGCGGGCCGAGGTGCCGGCGACCGAGACCGTGCCGGGCGAGCCGATCCCCGCGCAGGCCCCGGAGGTGGTCCCGTCGGGATCGCCCGAGGTCCAGCCCGACCCGGCACCGGCGGAGATCAGCCCGCAGGGCACCCCCACCCCGGCCGAGCCCGGGGCACCGCTGGACCCCGCCACCCCGATCGAGCCGGACGAGCCCAGCCGCGCGGAGTGA
- a CDS encoding sacsin N-terminal ATP-binding-like domain-containing protein: MRASTLQTWRSSPTRLREDTATETDLVHGGYRDRVLTELAQNAADAASRAGVLGELTVRLVDGALRVANTGAGLDTRGVHALSALRASGKTDGVGRFGVGFTAVLSLTDAPRVLSRTGSVAFSADRTRAELGVDGPVPVLRLVWDDDELPPAGTDTEVVLPLRVGVDGEGLLAVLAGRASELLLELSGLGAITVGDRRFERTERALVPGLVELQVDGRTWWQRTDGRARWLVELVHGEVVPSAGDVLRAPTRTDEELSLPAVLVADVDLAPDRRRLLPGASLDGLADGYPLLVAALGPEQRTRLVPRPGFPRSEVDEALRIQVLAALAERPWLPGVAGPDVRPREAVVLDPASPALAWLLAEVLPGLLVPVFSEPEHAAALAAVGVAGVGLAAVADAVAGLARDPAWWRDLYAALDPLVHDRAALAELAGLPVPLVDGRTVLGPRTAVLVDAADAVVPGLRVVHPGAAHPLLARLGARELGAAELLADPLLADAVAVLDGADVVAAGELADAVLALVATAGERPGEQPWLGGLLLPDDGVDPELRAADELLLPGAPLAALLAAGAPFATVSADVVARHGADVLRAAGVGWGFTVVVDEDAGGPDHDLDDEDAWWRATSPAPHRVHAVRDLELVDPAAWPQALALLHAEPSTLAAVREPGGHTAWWLRRHAVVSSSPLGHWRAPTATTFEGLLDPLPGAAVDPALLAGEDVSDPALAELLLERLADPTRHPVAAVVAGTHAALADALTRDALDVEDLDVPERVRAVDGSVVDAATALVVDEPWRAQVLPPARLVLGALGAGADALAELLDLGLTSDEPHARVVGTGTTVAWAAEPAVVLACAQLGVAVPGGGPQRHAELQVELDGGVRTVDWWVDGSAVHAGPAGLLPALLHVVGVRR; this comes from the coding sequence CTGCGGGCGTCCACGCTGCAGACCTGGCGATCCTCGCCCACCCGGCTGCGCGAGGACACCGCCACCGAGACCGACCTGGTCCACGGCGGGTACCGGGACCGGGTGCTCACCGAGCTCGCGCAGAACGCCGCCGACGCCGCGAGCCGGGCCGGTGTGCTCGGGGAGCTGACCGTCCGCCTCGTCGACGGTGCGCTGCGCGTGGCCAACACCGGGGCCGGGCTGGACACCCGGGGTGTGCACGCCCTCTCGGCGCTGCGGGCCTCGGGCAAGACCGACGGGGTCGGCCGCTTCGGGGTGGGGTTCACCGCCGTGCTCTCCCTCACCGACGCCCCGCGGGTGCTCTCCCGGACCGGGTCGGTGGCCTTCTCGGCCGACCGCACGCGCGCCGAGCTCGGCGTGGACGGGCCGGTGCCCGTGCTGCGCCTGGTCTGGGACGACGACGAGCTGCCCCCCGCCGGGACCGACACCGAGGTGGTCCTCCCGCTGCGGGTCGGGGTGGACGGCGAGGGCCTGCTCGCCGTCCTCGCCGGACGGGCGTCGGAGCTGCTGCTCGAGCTGTCGGGGCTGGGCGCGATCACGGTGGGCGACCGGAGGTTCGAGCGGACCGAGCGCGCGCTGGTCCCCGGGCTGGTCGAGCTGCAGGTGGACGGCCGCACCTGGTGGCAGCGCACCGACGGCCGGGCCCGGTGGCTCGTCGAGCTCGTCCACGGTGAGGTGGTGCCGAGCGCCGGCGACGTGCTCAGGGCGCCGACCCGGACCGACGAGGAGCTCTCCCTGCCCGCCGTGCTCGTCGCGGACGTCGATCTCGCCCCGGACCGCCGCCGGCTGCTGCCCGGGGCATCGCTGGACGGGCTGGCGGACGGCTACCCGCTGCTGGTGGCCGCGCTCGGCCCGGAGCAGCGGACCCGGCTGGTGCCACGGCCGGGGTTCCCGCGCAGCGAGGTTGACGAGGCGCTGCGGATCCAGGTGCTCGCCGCGCTGGCGGAGCGCCCGTGGCTGCCCGGGGTGGCGGGGCCGGACGTGCGCCCGCGCGAGGCCGTGGTGCTGGACCCGGCGAGCCCCGCGCTCGCGTGGCTGCTCGCCGAGGTGCTGCCGGGCCTGCTGGTGCCCGTGTTCTCCGAGCCGGAGCACGCTGCGGCGCTCGCGGCCGTCGGGGTCGCCGGGGTCGGCCTCGCCGCGGTGGCCGACGCCGTGGCCGGGCTCGCCCGCGACCCCGCGTGGTGGCGCGACCTCTACGCCGCCCTCGATCCGCTGGTGCACGACCGCGCCGCCCTGGCCGAGCTCGCGGGCCTCCCGGTGCCGCTGGTGGACGGCCGGACGGTGCTGGGTCCCCGGACGGCGGTGCTGGTCGACGCCGCGGACGCCGTGGTGCCGGGGCTTCGCGTGGTGCACCCCGGGGCCGCGCACCCGCTGCTGGCCCGGCTGGGTGCGCGGGAGCTGGGTGCCGCCGAGCTGCTGGCCGACCCGCTGCTCGCCGACGCGGTGGCCGTCCTCGACGGTGCCGACGTGGTCGCTGCCGGTGAGCTCGCCGATGCGGTGCTCGCCCTGGTCGCCACCGCGGGCGAGCGGCCGGGGGAGCAACCGTGGCTCGGGGGCCTGCTGCTGCCCGACGACGGGGTGGACCCCGAGCTCCGCGCGGCCGACGAGCTCCTGCTGCCGGGGGCGCCGCTGGCCGCGCTGCTCGCCGCCGGCGCCCCCTTCGCGACCGTGTCCGCCGACGTCGTCGCCCGGCACGGGGCGGACGTGCTCCGGGCGGCCGGCGTCGGCTGGGGGTTCACCGTCGTGGTCGACGAGGACGCGGGCGGGCCCGACCACGACCTCGACGACGAGGACGCGTGGTGGCGGGCGACGAGCCCGGCCCCGCACCGGGTGCACGCCGTCCGCGACCTCGAGCTCGTCGACCCGGCCGCGTGGCCGCAGGCGCTGGCCCTGCTGCACGCCGAGCCGTCGACCCTGGCCGCGGTGCGGGAGCCCGGCGGGCACACCGCGTGGTGGCTGCGCCGGCACGCCGTGGTGTCCTCGTCGCCGCTGGGGCACTGGCGCGCGCCGACGGCCACCACCTTCGAGGGGCTGCTCGACCCCCTGCCGGGTGCCGCGGTGGACCCGGCCCTGCTGGCGGGTGAGGACGTGTCCGACCCCGCGCTGGCGGAGCTGCTGCTCGAGCGGCTCGCCGATCCCACCCGGCACCCGGTGGCGGCGGTCGTCGCCGGCACCCACGCGGCGCTGGCCGACGCCCTCACCCGCGACGCCCTCGACGTCGAGGACCTGGACGTTCCCGAGCGGGTCCGCGCCGTCGACGGCAGCGTCGTGGACGCCGCGACCGCTCTCGTGGTCGACGAGCCCTGGCGGGCCCAGGTGCTCCCGCCCGCGCGGCTGGTGCTGGGGGCGCTCGGGGCGGGGGCCGACGCGCTGGCCGAGCTGCTCGACCTCGGGCTCACCTCTGACGAGCCGCACGCCCGCGTGGTCGGGACCGGAACGACCGTGGCCTGGGCCGCGGAGCCCGCGGTGGTGCTGGCCTGCGCCCAGCTGGGGGTGGCCGTGCCCGGGGGCGGACCGCAGCGCCACGCCGAGCTGCAGGTCGAGCTCGACGGTGGTGTCCGGACGGTGGACTGGTGGGTGGACGGCTCCGCGGTGCACGCCGGGCCCGCCGGTCTGCTGCCCGCGCTGCTGCACGTGGTGGGGGTCCGTCGGTGA
- a CDS encoding NCS2 family permease, translating into MATATGSRTLLDRYFHVSERGSTMSRELRGGLVTFVTMSYIVVLNPLVLGSSSPDDAAAKTDVTGAILPVAQVAAVTALVAGVMSVLFGIIANYPFAIATGLGINTLVAVTIAPQVTWPEAMGLVVVEGLVIVVLAATGLRTAVFTAVPTELKAAIAAGIGLFIAFIGLVDAGFVRRLPDAAATTVPVGLGIGGSIASWPTAVFCFGLLLMAVLVVRKVRGGLLIGIVVTTVLAGVVQAIIHVGPSAGTNPKGWSLSVPSVPDTLASLPDLHLVGEFSLGAFARIGALSATLLVFTLVLANFFDAMGTMTGLGKEAGLVDEDGNLPGIGRALVVEGAGAVMGGAASSSSNTVFIESASGIAEGARTGLANVVTGVLFLAAMFLTPLYSVVPIEAAAPALVVVGALMVGQVREIDFSDFSVALPAFLTIVVMPFTYSIANGIGVGFITWVVLRAARGDARRTHPLLWVVALLFVVYFAVGPVTEALS; encoded by the coding sequence ATGGCCACCGCAACGGGGTCGCGCACCCTGCTCGACCGCTACTTCCACGTCTCCGAGCGCGGGTCGACGATGTCGCGAGAGCTGCGCGGCGGGCTCGTCACCTTCGTCACCATGTCCTACATCGTGGTGCTGAACCCGCTGGTGCTCGGCTCGAGCTCGCCCGACGACGCGGCCGCGAAGACCGACGTCACCGGCGCGATCCTGCCCGTCGCCCAGGTCGCTGCGGTGACGGCGCTGGTCGCCGGGGTGATGAGCGTGCTGTTCGGGATCATCGCCAACTACCCCTTCGCCATCGCCACCGGCCTGGGCATCAACACCCTCGTGGCCGTGACGATCGCCCCGCAGGTGACCTGGCCCGAGGCGATGGGCCTGGTGGTGGTGGAGGGTCTCGTCATCGTCGTGCTCGCCGCCACCGGGCTTCGCACCGCGGTGTTCACCGCCGTGCCCACCGAGCTCAAGGCGGCGATCGCCGCGGGCATCGGGCTCTTCATCGCCTTCATCGGCCTGGTCGACGCCGGGTTCGTCCGTCGGCTGCCCGACGCGGCCGCCACCACCGTGCCCGTGGGCCTGGGCATCGGGGGCTCCATCGCCTCGTGGCCCACCGCGGTGTTCTGCTTCGGGCTGCTGCTCATGGCGGTGCTCGTGGTGCGCAAGGTCCGGGGCGGGCTGCTCATCGGGATCGTGGTCACCACCGTGCTCGCGGGCGTCGTCCAGGCGATCATCCACGTCGGGCCCTCGGCGGGCACGAACCCCAAGGGGTGGAGCCTCTCGGTGCCGTCGGTCCCCGACACCCTCGCGAGCCTGCCGGACCTGCACCTGGTGGGGGAGTTCAGCCTCGGTGCGTTCGCCCGGATCGGTGCGCTCTCGGCGACGCTGCTGGTGTTCACGCTGGTGCTGGCCAACTTCTTCGACGCCATGGGCACCATGACCGGCCTCGGAAAGGAGGCCGGGCTCGTCGACGAGGACGGCAACCTGCCCGGGATCGGCCGCGCGCTGGTCGTCGAGGGGGCGGGCGCGGTGATGGGCGGGGCGGCCTCGTCGTCCTCGAACACCGTCTTCATCGAGTCGGCCTCGGGCATCGCCGAGGGGGCTCGGACGGGCCTGGCCAACGTCGTCACGGGCGTGCTGTTCCTGGCGGCCATGTTCCTCACACCGCTGTACTCGGTGGTGCCGATCGAGGCCGCCGCCCCGGCGCTGGTGGTCGTCGGTGCGCTCATGGTCGGCCAGGTCCGGGAGATCGACTTCAGCGACTTCTCGGTGGCGCTGCCCGCCTTCCTCACCATCGTCGTCATGCCCTTCACGTACTCCATCGCCAACGGCATCGGCGTCGGCTTCATCACCTGGGTGGTGCTGCGGGCCGCCCGGGGCGACGCCCGCCGGACGCACCCGCTGCTCTGGGTGGTCGCGCTGCTGTTCGTCGTGTACTTCGCCGTGGGTCCTGTGACCGAGGCGTTGTCCTGA